A genomic segment from Biomphalaria glabrata chromosome 16, xgBioGlab47.1, whole genome shotgun sequence encodes:
- the LOC106057278 gene encoding glycerol-3-phosphate dehydrogenase, mitochondrial-like isoform X1: MSTRALKYAKRLVYVSLFGVGSFYTATVIYPSIACRYRKSPILIEHDEIQRMNAPLPTRDELIKGIRCQEMDVLIIGGGATGLGVALDAATRGLKTGLVEKFDFSSGTSSRSTKLIHGGVRYLQKAVFNLDYEQYKMVKEALAERANLLDIAPHLAYPLPIMLPVYKWWQVPYYWAGVKAYDFVAGFQLLKPSFLLSYSKALEQFPMLNRDKLKAALVYYDGMHDDARMAISLALTAIRHGAYCLNYTECKELIKTCENGVEKISGARVRNTLTGEEYCIKAKCVINATGPYTDCIRCMGDSKTKKICQPSSGVHIVLPDYYSPASMGLLDPSTSDGRVIFFLPWQNVTVAGTTDNPCEISDNPTPSEKEIQFILNEIRNYISPDVEVRRGDVLSAWSGIRPLVSDPNKSDTQSIARNHIIEVSKNKLITIAGGKWTTYRRMAEETVDKAIEVCKLTPQGQCRTKGLLLDGAHGWSPTLFIRLVQDYGLENAVAQHLANTYGDKACKVASLSTMTGKRWPVVGKRIHDEYPYIEAEVKYAVREYACRAIDIVARRTRLSFINVHAAQEALPRIIDIMAEELKWDEKTKKSELAHAERYLRTEMGLDIKKATEKDVPLNFTKDEINNYVRRFKSLDVENKGYISINDLRRYFKNIGEKIQEEQLHDILTEVDLNRNAQVDIGEFLQLMSAIEHGTVVNSRFAKALEDNERKTKKISVERSGGGV; encoded by the exons ATGAGTACTAGAGCTTTAAAATATGCCAAGCGCCTGGTGTATGTCTCACTATTTGGTGTAGGAAGCTTCTACACAGCAACTGTTATATACCCTTCTATAGCTTGCCGGTATAGAAAG AGTCCTATTCTTATAGAGCATGATGAAATACAGCGTATGAATGCTCCTTTGCCAACCCGTGATGAGCTCATAAAGGGTATAAGATGCCAAGAAATGGATGTCTTGATCATTGGTGGTGGAGCCACTGGCCTGGGTGTCGCATTGGATGCAGCAACACGAG GACTCAAGACAGGTTTGGTGGAGAAATTTGACTTCTCCTCTGGGACCAGCAGTCGCAGCACTAAACTTATCCATGGTGGTGTAAGGTACTTACAGAAAGCTGTTTTCAATTTGGATTATGAACAG TACAAAATGGTCAAGGAAGCTCTAGCAGAACGTGCCAATCTTTTAGATATAGCACCACACTTAGCTTACCCTTTGCCCATCATGTTACCAGTATACAA GTGGTGGCAAGTTCCTTATTACTGGGCTGGTGTGAAAGCTTATGATTTTGTGGCAGGTTTTCAACTTCTTAAGCCTAGCTTCTTGCTGAGTTATAGTAAAGCTCTGGAACAATTCCCCATGTTAAACAGAGACAAACTGAAGGCAGCCTTGGTGTACTATGATG GTATGCATGATGATGCCAGAATGGCTATTTCGCTTGCTCTGACTGCCATTAGACATGGGGCCTACTGCCTCAATTATACTGAATGTAAGGAGCTCATCAAAACATGTGAGAATGGAGTAGAAAAGATTTCTGGGGCACGTGTACGAAACACACTGACAG gTGAAGAATATTGTATCAAAGCTAAATGTGTAATCAATGCCACTGGTCCTTACACTGATTGTATACGATGCATGGGAGATAGCAAAACCAAGAAGATCTGCCAGCCCAGTTCTGGTGTGCACATTGTCCTCCCAGACTACTACAGTCCTGCCTCCATGGGACTACTGGATCCCTCTACTTCTGATGGTCGGGTCATTTTTTTCCTACCATGGCAAAATGTCACAGTGGCAG GCACAACTGATAATCCTTGTGAAATCTCAGACAACCCCACTCCCTCAGAGAAAGAAATACAGTTTATTTTGAACGAAATCAGAAACTATATCAGTCCTGATGTTGAAG TTCGCCGTGGTGATGTTCTCTCTGCTTGGAGTGGTATCAGACCTCTTGTTAGTGACCCTAATAAATCTGATACACAATCTATAGCCAGAAATCATATCATAGAAGTTTCCAAAAATAAACTCATAACAATTGCAG GTGGCAAATGGACAACATATCGAAGGATGGCAGAAGAAACTGTTGACAAAGCTATTGAGGTGTGTAAATTAACTCCACAAGGACAGTGTAGAACAAAAGGATTGCTGCTAGATGGTGCTCATGGATGGTCGCCCACTTTGTTCATTCGCTTAGTTCAAGACTATGGACTAGAAAATGCT gtAGCCCAACACTTGGCCAATACATATGGTGATAAAGCATGCAAAGTGGCCTCATTGTCAACCATGACTGGGAAAAGATGGCCAGTGGTAGGCAAACGCATCCATGATGAGTATCCTTACATTGAGGCTGAG GTGAAGTATGCTGTTAGGGAGTATGCCTGTCGAGCCATTGACATTGTTGCCCGGCGGACAAGACTGTCTTTCATCAATGTACATGCTGCCCAAGAAGCTCTTCCCAGAATAATTGACATCATGGCAGAGGAGCTCAAGTGGGATGAAAAAACAAAGAAG TCTGAGCTGGCTCATGCAGAGCGTTACTTAAGGACAGAGATGGGTCTTGATATCAAAAAAGCTACAGAGAAAGATGTGCCATTAAACTTTACCAAAGATGAGATTAACAATTATGTCAGGAGGTTCAAGTCTTTAGATGTAGAGAACAAAGGTTATATATCTATCAATGATCTCAGGAGGTACTTTAAG AATATTGGAGAGAAGATTCAAGAAGAGCAGCTCCATGATATACTGACTGAAGTAGATCTCAACAGGAATGCTCAAGTAGATATTGGCGAGTTTCTTCAG TTAATGAGTGCAATAGAACATGGAACTGTTGTCAACTCCAGGTTTGCTAAAGCCTTGGAAGACAATGAAAGAAAGACCAAGAAGATTTCTGTGGAAAGAAGTGGCGGTGGTGTCTAG
- the LOC106057278 gene encoding glycerol-3-phosphate dehydrogenase, mitochondrial-like isoform X2: MSTRALKYAKRLVYVSLFGVGSFYTATVIYPSIACRYRKSPILIEHDEIQRMNAPLPTRDELIKGIRCQEMDVLIIGGGATGLGVALDAATRGLKTGLVEKFDFSSGTSSRSTKLIHGGVRYLQKAVFNLDYEQYKMVKEALAERANLLDIAPHLAYPLPIMLPVYKWWQVPYYWAGVKAYDFVAGFQLLKPSFLLSYSKALEQFPMLNRDKLKAALVYYDGMHDDARMAISLALTAIRHGAYCLNYTECKELIKTCENGVEKISGARVRNTLTGEEYCIKAKCVINATGPYTDCIRCMGDSKTKKICQPSSGVHIVLPDYYSPASMGLLDPSTSDGRVIFFLPWQNVTVAGTTDNPCEISDNPTPSEKEIQFILNEIRNYISPDVEVRRGDVLSAWSGIRPLVSDPNKSDTQSIARNHIIEVSKNKLITIAGGKWTTYRRMAEETVDKAIEVCKLTPQGQCRTKGLLLDGAHGWSPTLFIRLVQDYGLENAVAQHLANTYGDKACKVASLSTMTGKRWPVVGKRIHDEYPYIEAEVKYAVREYACRAIDIVARRTRLSFINVHAAQEALPRIIDIMAEELKWDEKTKKCELSEAEAFLCSQMGKSILNNYRCPTCPGLSCDDNCPNTCDARCNKPCQFKSQCGDNDSRTQKPCKLPFIKQ, translated from the exons ATGAGTACTAGAGCTTTAAAATATGCCAAGCGCCTGGTGTATGTCTCACTATTTGGTGTAGGAAGCTTCTACACAGCAACTGTTATATACCCTTCTATAGCTTGCCGGTATAGAAAG AGTCCTATTCTTATAGAGCATGATGAAATACAGCGTATGAATGCTCCTTTGCCAACCCGTGATGAGCTCATAAAGGGTATAAGATGCCAAGAAATGGATGTCTTGATCATTGGTGGTGGAGCCACTGGCCTGGGTGTCGCATTGGATGCAGCAACACGAG GACTCAAGACAGGTTTGGTGGAGAAATTTGACTTCTCCTCTGGGACCAGCAGTCGCAGCACTAAACTTATCCATGGTGGTGTAAGGTACTTACAGAAAGCTGTTTTCAATTTGGATTATGAACAG TACAAAATGGTCAAGGAAGCTCTAGCAGAACGTGCCAATCTTTTAGATATAGCACCACACTTAGCTTACCCTTTGCCCATCATGTTACCAGTATACAA GTGGTGGCAAGTTCCTTATTACTGGGCTGGTGTGAAAGCTTATGATTTTGTGGCAGGTTTTCAACTTCTTAAGCCTAGCTTCTTGCTGAGTTATAGTAAAGCTCTGGAACAATTCCCCATGTTAAACAGAGACAAACTGAAGGCAGCCTTGGTGTACTATGATG GTATGCATGATGATGCCAGAATGGCTATTTCGCTTGCTCTGACTGCCATTAGACATGGGGCCTACTGCCTCAATTATACTGAATGTAAGGAGCTCATCAAAACATGTGAGAATGGAGTAGAAAAGATTTCTGGGGCACGTGTACGAAACACACTGACAG gTGAAGAATATTGTATCAAAGCTAAATGTGTAATCAATGCCACTGGTCCTTACACTGATTGTATACGATGCATGGGAGATAGCAAAACCAAGAAGATCTGCCAGCCCAGTTCTGGTGTGCACATTGTCCTCCCAGACTACTACAGTCCTGCCTCCATGGGACTACTGGATCCCTCTACTTCTGATGGTCGGGTCATTTTTTTCCTACCATGGCAAAATGTCACAGTGGCAG GCACAACTGATAATCCTTGTGAAATCTCAGACAACCCCACTCCCTCAGAGAAAGAAATACAGTTTATTTTGAACGAAATCAGAAACTATATCAGTCCTGATGTTGAAG TTCGCCGTGGTGATGTTCTCTCTGCTTGGAGTGGTATCAGACCTCTTGTTAGTGACCCTAATAAATCTGATACACAATCTATAGCCAGAAATCATATCATAGAAGTTTCCAAAAATAAACTCATAACAATTGCAG GTGGCAAATGGACAACATATCGAAGGATGGCAGAAGAAACTGTTGACAAAGCTATTGAGGTGTGTAAATTAACTCCACAAGGACAGTGTAGAACAAAAGGATTGCTGCTAGATGGTGCTCATGGATGGTCGCCCACTTTGTTCATTCGCTTAGTTCAAGACTATGGACTAGAAAATGCT gtAGCCCAACACTTGGCCAATACATATGGTGATAAAGCATGCAAAGTGGCCTCATTGTCAACCATGACTGGGAAAAGATGGCCAGTGGTAGGCAAACGCATCCATGATGAGTATCCTTACATTGAGGCTGAG GTGAAGTATGCTGTTAGGGAGTATGCCTGTCGAGCCATTGACATTGTTGCCCGGCGGACAAGACTGTCTTTCATCAATGTACATGCTGCCCAAGAAGCTCTTCCCAGAATAATTGACATCATGGCAGAGGAGCTCAAGTGGGATGAAAAAACAAAGAAG TGTGAGTTAAGTGAAGCAGAAGCCTTTCTGTGTAGTCAAATGGGcaaatcaattttaaataattaccgTTGCCCTACTTGCCCTGGCTTGTCGTGTGATGACAATTGCCCTAACACTTGTGATGCAAGGTGTAACAAGCCCTGTCAATTCAAATCACAGTGTGGGGACAATGACAGTCGTACTCAGAAGCCTTGCAAGCTTCCTTTTATTAAACAATAG